Genomic DNA from Bosea sp. (in: a-proteobacteria):
ATCGCGTCGCGCGCCTCCACCTCTGCCCATCGGGGCAAGGTTGCAAGCGCGGCGGCGCGGGCGGCTGGATCGAGGCGTTCGGCCATGATGGTGTCTCTCAGGGGGTGGCGTTCTGGTCTGGCGGCCGCTTGCGCAAGGGCGGGTGTTGGGGCGGGTTTGTTGTCCTCAGATGGCGCGCAGCGCGCGCGCGTCCAGCGGATACACGGCCTCGACCACATAGGGGCCGCCTCCGGTCGAGGCGCGCGACGAGTAGAGCACGAAGCGCCGGGCGGTGAAGCTGATGGGACGCAGGATGGCCCGGCCCGACAGATAGTCGGCCACGGCGAGGGTGGAGGCGCCCTTGATCCGCCCCAGCGTGACATGGGGCCGAAAGCGCCGCGTCTCGGGCGGCAGGCCGATGCGGCGCATGATGCGCTCATGCTCGGCCTGAAGCTCCATGAGGCCCGGCTCCGCCGCAACATGCGCATGGACCGAATGCGGCTTGTCCCCGCCGAAGCTGCCGAGGCCGTCAAGCGTCACCGTGAAGGGCGCGCGTACCGTCTCGGCGAGGCCCTCGGCCGCCTCCAGCGCGACATGGCGGTCGACATCGCCGAGAAAGCGCAAGGTGATGTGATAATCGGCAGGCTCGAGCCAGCGCGCTCCGGCCAGCCCACCCCGGTGCAAGGAGAGCTGCAGGGCGATGTCGGGCGGGATTTCCAGTCCGGTGAATAGCCTTGGCATGGGCCAAGACTGGCCCAAACCGGGGTCGATGGCGAGATGGCGCGCGGCGCCCGCGCGCCTCTGTTCACAAGGGATTGATCAGGCTGCTCAGGGACAGGGATTGCCGCGGCGCTGGTGGACGGCATCGATGTCAGCCTCCAGCTCAGGCGTCATCTTCACCGCCCGCGAGCCTTCCACGCAGACCTTGAGCTGCTCCATCGAGGTCGCGCCGATGATGTTGGCTGTGGTGAAGGGCCGGCTGGTGACGAAGGCCACCGCCATGGCCGAGGGATCGAGGCCGTGCTTGCGGGCCACGGCCAGATAATCGGCGATGGCGTCCTCCGCGCCCGGGGTCTGGTAGCGCTGGCCCCGGTCGAACAGCGTGGTGCGGGCGCCCGGCGGCCGCGCGCCATTGAGATACTTGCCGGAGAGAAAGCCCTGCGCCAGCGGCGAATAGGCCATCAGCCCCACCTGATCCCGCACGAAGATCTCGGCCATCGCCACGTCATAGGTGCGGTTGAGCAGGTTGTAGGCGTTCTGCACCGTGACCACGCGGGGCAGGCCCTTCGTCTCCGCCGCGAAGAGGAAGCGCATCGTGCCCCAGGCGCTCTCGTTGGAGAGGCCCACATGCCGGATCTTCCCGGCCTTGATGAAGCCCGCCAGCACCTCGAGCTGCTCCTCGATGCTGGTTTCGTCGGCCGCCGGCTTGAACCCGGCCATGCTGAAGCGGATCGGGTTGGAGCCCCAGGACGCAGGCCTCTCCGGCCAGTGGAGCTGGTAAAGATCGATGTAGTCCGTCTGCAGCCGCTTGAGCGACTGGTCGAGCGCATAGGTCATCTGCGCCTTGTCGAGCCGGCCCTCCTGCGGGGGGTCGCGGAACCAGGTCATCTGCGAGCGGCCGATGACCTTGCTCGCGAGGATCACCTTGTCGCGCTTGCCCCGCGACTTGAACCAGCTGCCGATGATGCGCTCGGTCGAGCCTTGCGTCTCGGCCTTGGGCGGGATCGAGTAGAGCTCCGCCGTGTCGAAGAAGCTGATGCCCTGGTCGAGGGCATAATCCATCTGCGCATGGCCTTCGGCCTCGGTGTTCTGCTGCCCCCAGGTCATGGTGCCGAGGCAGATTTCCGACACCTTGAGATCGGTGCGGCCGAGCGGGCGATATTGCATGGGAGGCTCCGGTGCGGCGAAGGCGCGGCTACCCCGGTCGCCTCAGCGTGTCGAGGAAGCCTTCAACGGTGGGAAGGATGCGGTCGACGATCGTTTTCACGCCGTCCGCAGTGGGATGGATGCCATCGTTTAGATTGAGTTCGCGCCGGCCCGCAACCCCATCGAGGAAGAATGGATACAGCATCAGCCCATGCTTGGCGGCCAGTTCGGGAAAGATGGCGTCGAAGCGCTCGCGATAGGCTGGCCCCATATTGGGCGGGGCGAGCATGCCGGTGAGCAGCACGGGGATGTTGCGCGCCTTGAGGCGGGTGATGATGGCGTCCAGCGCCGAGCGTGTCTGCGCCGGGTCGAGCCCGCGCAGCGCGTCATTGGCGCCAAGCTCCAGGATGACCCCGTCGATGCTATCCCCGATGGACCAGTCCAGCCGGTCCAGCCCCGCCTGCGTGGTGTCGCCCGAGACGCCGGCATTCTCGATCACGATCGTGCGACCGCGCGCGGCCAGCGCCCTCTGGAGTTGCGCCGGAAAGGCGGCGGAGGCCGGAAGACCATAGCCAGCGGTGAGGCTGTCGCCGAAGGCGGCGATCCGCATCGGCCTGTTCTGCGCCTGCGCGGCGCCGGCAGGCAGGCAGGCTGCAAGCATTGTGATGATCGCCCCTACCGAAAGCAGGCCCCGGATGCCATCTGGGAACCACTGGCGCGCGTAAGCCAGACGCCTTCTTCGCCACGCCGCCATTGCCGTAACGCCCTGCCTCACGCCTCGCGCTCCTTGGAAAGATGTTGTTCAGCCGATGTCCGCCAGACAGAACGCCCAGATCGAACTCAAGAATGTCGAACTCAGTCTGGGGCGCGAGGTTGCCCGCGTCCACATCCTGAAGGGCATTTCGCTGTCCATCGAGACTGGCGAGGCCGTGGGCCTTGTCGGCCCGTCGGGCTCGGGCAAGTCCAGCCTGCTCATGGTCATGGCCGGCCTCGAGCGGGCCGACAAGGGCTCTGTCGTCATCGAGGGCGCGGACCTCTCGACCCTCGGCGAGGATGAGCTCGCCATTTTCCGCGGCCGGCGCATCGGCATTGTCTTCCAGTCCTTCCATCTCGTGCCGACCATGACGGCGCGCGAGAATGTGGCGCTGCCGCTCGAGCTGGCGGGACGCAAGGACGCCTTCGAGAGGGCGGAGCGCGAGCTCGCCGCCGTCGGCCTTGGCGAGCGCCTGCATCATTATCCCGCGCAGCTTTCGGGCGGCGAGCAGCAGCGCGTGGCCATCGCCCGCGCCATCGCCCCCGACCCGGCCATCCTCGTCGCGGACGAACCCACCGGCAATCTCGACGAGGCGACGGGCGCCTCAATCGTCGACCTGCTCTTTGCGCTCAAGCGCGAGCGCGGCTCGACCCTCGTCCTTGTCACGCATGATGCCTCGCTCGCAGCCAGGTGCGACCGCACTATCCGTCTGCGGTCCGGCCAGATCTCGCATCTGGCCTCCGTCAGCAACGCGATGGCCTGAGCCCATGCACGGACAGATTCCCCCGATCCGCCGGCCTCAGGGCATGATCGCACTGTCGCGCCTCGCCCTGAGCCTCGCCTGGCGCGATCTGCGCGGCGGCCTGCGCGGCTTTGGGGTGTTCATCGCCTGTCTCGCGCTGGGCGTCGCCGCAATCGCTGCCGTAACCTCCGTCGCGCGCGGCGTCGGCGAAGGGCTTGGCCGTGAGGGCAAACGCATTCTCGGGGGTGACGCCGCCTTCGCCCTCGTGCACCGCGAGGCGACCGAAAGCGAGCGCGCCTTCCTCGCCGCGCGTGGCGCTGTCTCGGTGATGGCCACCATGCGCGCGATGGTGAACGCCGGCGACAAGGGCACGGCGCTGGTCGAGATCAAGGCCGTCGACTCAGCCTATCCCACCATCGGCGACATCCGCAGCGAGCCGCAAGCGGCTCTTTCCGCGCTTCTGGCCCCGCGCGACGGGCTGCATGGCGTGCTCGTCGATCCTCTGATTCCCGGCCGGCTCGGCCTCGCCACGGGCGATGTGGTCCGCGTCGGCGAGGCAGAGGTGCGCATCGCCGGCACCATCCTCTCGGAGCCCGACAAGGTGGCGGCGGGGATCGGGCTTGGACCGCGCCTGCTGATGACCGAGGCCGCGTTGCGCCAGACCGGGCTGGTGCAGCCCGGCAGCCTGATCCGCTGGACCTACCGCGTGAACCTGCCGGGCGACGAGGCGGCTTCAGCCGCGCCGCTCGCCGCGCTGGAGGCCGAGGCCAGGCGCGCCCTGCCCGAT
This window encodes:
- the thpR gene encoding RNA 2',3'-cyclic phosphodiesterase — its product is MPRLFTGLEIPPDIALQLSLHRGGLAGARWLEPADYHITLRFLGDVDRHVALEAAEGLAETVRAPFTVTLDGLGSFGGDKPHSVHAHVAAEPGLMELQAEHERIMRRIGLPPETRRFRPHVTLGRIKGASTLAVADYLSGRAILRPISFTARRFVLYSSRASTGGGPYVVEAVYPLDARALRAI
- a CDS encoding aldo/keto reductase, which codes for MQYRPLGRTDLKVSEICLGTMTWGQQNTEAEGHAQMDYALDQGISFFDTAELYSIPPKAETQGSTERIIGSWFKSRGKRDKVILASKVIGRSQMTWFRDPPQEGRLDKAQMTYALDQSLKRLQTDYIDLYQLHWPERPASWGSNPIRFSMAGFKPAADETSIEEQLEVLAGFIKAGKIRHVGLSNESAWGTMRFLFAAETKGLPRVVTVQNAYNLLNRTYDVAMAEIFVRDQVGLMAYSPLAQGFLSGKYLNGARPPGARTTLFDRGQRYQTPGAEDAIADYLAVARKHGLDPSAMAVAFVTSRPFTTANIIGATSMEQLKVCVEGSRAVKMTPELEADIDAVHQRRGNPCP
- a CDS encoding arylesterase translates to MLAACLPAGAAQAQNRPMRIAAFGDSLTAGYGLPASAAFPAQLQRALAARGRTIVIENAGVSGDTTQAGLDRLDWSIGDSIDGVILELGANDALRGLDPAQTRSALDAIITRLKARNIPVLLTGMLAPPNMGPAYRERFDAIFPELAAKHGLMLYPFFLDGVAGRRELNLNDGIHPTADGVKTIVDRILPTVEGFLDTLRRPG
- a CDS encoding ABC transporter ATP-binding protein, encoding MSARQNAQIELKNVELSLGREVARVHILKGISLSIETGEAVGLVGPSGSGKSSLLMVMAGLERADKGSVVIEGADLSTLGEDELAIFRGRRIGIVFQSFHLVPTMTARENVALPLELAGRKDAFERAERELAAVGLGERLHHYPAQLSGGEQQRVAIARAIAPDPAILVADEPTGNLDEATGASIVDLLFALKRERGSTLVLVTHDASLAARCDRTIRLRSGQISHLASVSNAMA